The Bactrocera dorsalis isolate Fly_Bdor chromosome 3, ASM2337382v1, whole genome shotgun sequence genomic interval atacgtttgtatgcagatatattttatataacacatgtatattgtatattgttgTATTGCGATTCAATGTTTACCTTAGTAATTTGATTTGGTGAAGTTAATTATCTCCAAATATGTAGTCCGAAAAGGTATTAGAAGGAGTTTGTTCACTTCTACCTTTTGTATAGAATATAAAAAGTTAAGGCTTGGCCTTAGCACCTTTCGCACATGCTGGAATGCACAAAAACACCTCTTAATCCAAGGCAACAAACTGAACGAATAGTACCTTGCAGCCACAGTGACCGAAACAGTGCAAAATTATCGTTATGCTATAAAGATGATATGGAAAAGATTTCCATACAGAACAATCCATAAAACGATTTGCATTGATTTAGTTGCCTATCTAACTCTCAATGTGAATTTTAACTATAATGAGCTTTTCAGCTACAAAAACTATTCTAAATCGCTTAATATCCACTTCCATACACAAAAGTTTTTTGCTCGTCTTGTGAAAATTATTGTATTCcaaaactttgttgttgttatagctgGTACTACATACTTGACTGGACGCaagatatattaaaaacatctaaattgaatttatttcaaagcaCATTAACTTTTATtgacataaaaatgtttactgcAACTTAATGCCGATCAAAAGTCAACCAAAAGAAAGTTCACAGTTAATGTTTAACCTAAAAGAGAATTACAATACTTTGCATTTTTGAgaatgtgtaaataaataaattatttatttttagtttacacATAAGCAGTTGCTTCAGTGAGTAAAATGTGTGTGCAACGCTTTATATATGACTTATTTCTTGCCCGCAACCGCTTGTACACGCTCTTCTACCTTGGCGACCTCCTTATTCATGGTTTCCAGATTTTGTGCAAATGTTTCTTGTACCGAATGCAGCAGTTCTTTGTTGCTTACCAAGCTGGTTGCAATAGTAGTTTGTTTCTCCTCAATTTCAGCAATTATTTTAGCGAAATTCATAGctgttatataaaaaattagaatttaactatttattttactaaCCACTATAACCGCATGCTTACCATATTTGTGTAAAGATTCAAGCGCTTGCATACGTTCAATTATATCAGGCAATATTTCAGCCACCGGCTCCGTACGTTTCGCAATCTCATACAGTTCGATAACTTTTTGATCACGCTTCGCATCATCAGCGGAACCACTCGATTTTTCGGCAATTGCATCCATTTTACCGGTGAGTGTAGTGAGACGTGTCTCGATTACATCCAACTTATCGGGTTGTAACAGTGCTGCTTTGGTGCTAAGCTGATGCACCGCCTCCAAAACGTTTGTTGTGTTCGTAACGGCGGTAAGACGACTGAGTTTCTCTGGTTGTGCGCCAATAGCTTGTTCAAGTTGATGCAAACGATGCTCTAGCTTAGCGATGCGTGCGGATGCAGCCAAATCTGTGCCTGGTGTTGGTATTGCGGTTAAAAGACCAGATTTTTTGAATTCCTCCACTTGACctacataaaaaaatgaaattaaaaataattaaatttaaaaatttgttttggcaTTATTTGAATATATCTAAAAACCTACCAATCAATTGTTTAACTTCCTTATCAGCGGCCGACGGTGCTTGCTCCTTGCCCAGCACTTGCTCCAAACGTAAAGAGTCCAACACTTTCTTTGCTGTAGCAATAACGGTTGCCACTGCATCGTATGAATCTTTTTCTTCCTGTGCAATTTTGCGATCCACCTGCAGCGCTGCCACTTCATCCATCAACTCGTTCATTTCACATTGTAGACGTCGGCATTTCTGCACCGGTGTCTCCTTTTCACCCAAACCAACTAGCTCATACTCACCAGAACGCGCATCATAACCTTTACATAAACGCCGGCCAATGCGATCGGAAAAGTCTACGCTGCCATCAAGCGAAGCGCCACGAAAACGATTGTAGGCATCGCGCGTTGAGATG includes:
- the LOC105226679 gene encoding dynactin subunit 2 yields the protein MADPKFENLPGIAYDQPDVYETPDNGEPDTSDYYEEEADNESIERMHISTRDAYNRFRGASLDGSVDFSDRIGRRLCKGYDARSGEYELVGLGEKETPVQKCRRLQCEMNELMDEVAALQVDRKIAQEEKDSYDAVATVIATAKKVLDSLRLEQVLGKEQAPSAADKEVKQLIGQVEEFKKSGLLTAIPTPGTDLAASARIAKLEHRLHQLEQAIGAQPEKLSRLTAVTNTTNVLEAVHQLSTKAALLQPDKLDVIETRLTTLTGKMDAIAEKSSGSADDAKRDQKVIELYEIAKRTEPVAEILPDIIERMQALESLHKYAMNFAKIIAEIEEKQTTIATSLVSNKELLHSVQETFAQNLETMNKEVAKVEERVQAVAGKK